Proteins encoded together in one Coffea arabica cultivar ET-39 chromosome 2c, Coffea Arabica ET-39 HiFi, whole genome shotgun sequence window:
- the LOC140035732 gene encoding uncharacterized protein has protein sequence MFRITSQLSLCGEKVTDEDMLEKIFSTFHVSNMLLQQQYREKGFKKYSELIACLFLAEQNNELLLKNHESRPTGASPFPEMNVIQFQNSGRGCGRGRRGGRGGGCGRGRGRGRDRSKFVPRENFNRGKQQNVSQKRKNNYDQKNGEKKVYEEKCYRCGMEGHWSRTCRTAEHLVDLYQASLKKKDKVVETNFIDQKNDYDDGDDADMTHLDVADFFEHPEDVNKYLMII, from the coding sequence ATGTTCAGAATTACTTCCCAATTATCATTATGTGGCGAAAAAGTCACTGATGAAGATATGTTAGAGaaaatattttctacttttcatgTCTCTAACATGCTCCTGCAGCAGCAATATCGAGAGAAGgggtttaaaaaatattctgaacTTATTGCATGTCTTTTCTTGGCTGAACAAAACAATGAATTGTTGCTGAAAAATCATGAGTCCCGACCAACTGGTGCAAGTCCATTCCCTGAAATGAATGTGATCCAATTTCAAAATTCTGGTCGAGGTTGTGGACGTGGCCGTAGAGGTGGCCGTGGAGGAGGCTgcggacgtggtcgtggccgtggacgTGATCGTAGTAAATTTGTGCCTCGTGAAAATTTTAACCGTGGCAAGCAACAAAATGTTTCccaaaagaggaaaaataacTACGAtcagaaaaatggagaaaagaaagtttatgaagaaaaatgctaCCGGTGTGGTATGGAAGGTCATTGGTCTCGTACCTGTCGTACGGCCGAACATCTTGTTGACCTCTATCAAGCatcattgaaaaagaaagacaaagttGTTGAGACAAATTTCATTGATCAAAAGAATGACTATGATGATGGTGATGATGCTGACATGACACACCTCGATGTTGCTGATTTTTTTGAACATCCTGAAGATGTCAACAAATATCTCATGATTATTTAG